The genomic interval TCGGTCTCGGTGCCGGGGGCAGCGGGCAGCAGCGTGCCGCCCGCCTTCTCCAGACCGCGCGTGGCGTAGGTGGCGAGCGAGAAGACCTTCTGGCCGTGCTTGCGCCAGGCCTTGCGCAGCCTCAGGAAGACGCCGGGGGCTTCCTCCTCGGCCTCGAATCCCACCAGCAGGACCGCCGGCGCCTTCTCCAGAGCGGAGTACGTCACGCCCGTACCGTCGAGGTCACGGCCGCGGCCGGCGACCTGCGCGGCCAGGAAGTCGGCCTCCTCGCTGCTGTGCACGCGCGCGCGGAAGTCGATGTCGTTGGTGTCGAGCGCCACGCGCGCGAACTTGCTGTACGCGTAGGCGTCCTCGATGGTGAGGCGGCCGCCGGTGAGGACACCGGCCCGGCCGCGCGAGGCGAGCAGACCCTGGGCCGCGATCTGGAGCGCCTCCGGCCAGGACGCCGGCACCAGCTCGCCCTCGGGGTTGCGCACCAGCGGGTGCTCCAGCCGGTCCCGTTGCTGGGCGTACCGGAAGGCGAAGCGCCCCTTGTCGCAGATCCACTCCTCGTTGACCTCGGGGTCGTTGGCCGCGAGCTTGCGCATGACCTTGCCGCGCCGGTGGTCGGTGCGGGTGGCGCAGCCGCCAGAGCAGTGCTCGCACACGCTCGGGGAGGACACCAGGTCGAAGGGGCGGGAGCGGAATCGGTACGCCGCCGAGGTGAGCGCGCCGACCGGGCAGATCTGGATGGTGTTGCCGGAGAAGTACGACTCGAAGGGGTCGCCCTCGCCGGTGCCGACCTGCTGGAGCGCGCCCCGCTCGATCAGTTCGATCATGGGGTCGCCCGCGACCTGGTTGGAGAAGCGGGTGCAGCGGGCGCACAGCACGCACCGCTCGCGGTCGAGCAGCACCTGGGTGGAGATCGGGACGGGCTTCTCGTAGGTCCGCTTCTTGCCTTCGAAGCGGGACTCGGCCTGACCGTGGGACATGGCCTGGTTCTGCAGGGGGCACTCGCCGCCCTTGTCGCAGACCGGGCAGTCCAGGGGGTGGTTGATGAGGAGGAGCTCCATCACACCGTGCTGGGCCTTCTCGGCGACCGGCGAGGTGAGGTGGGTCTTCACCACCATGCCGTCGGTGCAGGTGATGGTGCAGGAGGCCATCGGCTTGCGCTGGCCCTCGACCTCGACGATGCACTGGCGGCAGGCGCCGGCCGGGTCGAGGAGGGGGTGGTCGCAGAACCGGGGGATCTCGATGCCGAGCTGTTCGGCGGCCCGGATGACCAGGGTGCCCTTGGGCACGCTGATCTCGGCGCCGTCGATCGTCAGCGAGACGAGATCCTCCGGCGGGACCGCCGCCTCTCCCCCGCCCGAGGGAGTGCTGGTGGTCACGGTCATGCGTTCACCTCCGTGCGGTCGGCCCAGGCCGTCGACTTGGCCGGGTCGAAGGGGCAGCCGCGGCCCGTGATGTGCTGCTCGTACTCCTCGCGGAAGTACTTGAGCGAGGAGAAGATCGGCGAGGCGGCGCCGTCGCCGAGGGCGCAGAACGACTTGCCGTTGATGTTGTCGGCGATGTCGTTGAGCTTGTCGAGGTCGGACATGACGCCCTTGCCGGCCTCGATGTCGCGCAGCAACTGCACGAGCCAGTAGGTGCCTTCACGGCACGGGGTGCACTTGCCGCAGGACTCGTGGGCGTAGAACTCGGTCCAGCGGGTGACGGCGCGGACGACGCAGGTCGTCTCGTCGAAGCACTGCAGGGCCTTGGTGCCGAGCATGGAACCGGCGGCGCCGACGCCCTCATAGTCCAGGGGGACGTCGAGGTGCTCCTCGGTGAACATCGGCGTCGAGGAGC from Streptomyces sp. CC0208 carries:
- a CDS encoding NADH-quinone oxidoreductase subunit G encodes the protein MTVTTSTPSGGGEAAVPPEDLVSLTIDGAEISVPKGTLVIRAAEQLGIEIPRFCDHPLLDPAGACRQCIVEVEGQRKPMASCTITCTDGMVVKTHLTSPVAEKAQHGVMELLLINHPLDCPVCDKGGECPLQNQAMSHGQAESRFEGKKRTYEKPVPISTQVLLDRERCVLCARCTRFSNQVAGDPMIELIERGALQQVGTGEGDPFESYFSGNTIQICPVGALTSAAYRFRSRPFDLVSSPSVCEHCSGGCATRTDHRRGKVMRKLAANDPEVNEEWICDKGRFAFRYAQQRDRLEHPLVRNPEGELVPASWPEALQIAAQGLLASRGRAGVLTGGRLTIEDAYAYSKFARVALDTNDIDFRARVHSSEEADFLAAQVAGRGRDLDGTGVTYSALEKAPAVLLVGFEAEEEAPGVFLRLRKAWRKHGQKVFSLATYATRGLEKAGGTLLPAAPGTETEWLDALAGGVGLEDDGSRAAEALRTAGAVIVVGERLAAVKGGLTAAVRAASATGAQLVWIPRRAGERGALEAGALPSLLPGGRPATDPRARDEVASVWGMAELPHRYGRDTGQIVEAAMSGELQALVVAGVELADLPDPARARAALQEAGFVVSLELRPGEVTEHADVVLPVAAVAEKAGTFLNWEGRVRFFEAALKPDQMTRRLAPTDARVLQMLADAMDVHLGLPDLRTTRAEIDRLGPWDGPRGTEPFETGAQLPRPAAGEAVLAGHRLLLDQGLLQQGDEALAGTRHAAHARVSAATAAEVGVKDGDLLAVTGKTGVVELPLQITEMPDRVVWLPLNSTGAGVASDAGVVPGSLVHIGPATLAAEVPKEVEA